The nucleotide sequence CTGATGCAGGAAACCAGCGCGGAGGTCGGCGCCTTTGTTCACTATGATGCCGTGCAGGACAGCTTCACGCCCAGGAAGTGCAAGACCCTGCCCCCCCAGGACCCCTCGGCTGTGGCGTTCTCCCAGACGGTTTTTCGCCGGGTGGTGGAAAGTCGGGACGCGGTGCTCTCCTTCGATGTGCAGGCGGAGGAAGATTATCAGGCGCGGCAAAGCGTGGTGCTCAATGAAATTCACGCCGTGCTCGCTTTCCCGCTCATCATCCAGGGGCGGGTTTACGGGATCGTCTATTTCGACAGCCGCCGCAGCCGGCAGCGTTTCAACGAATCGACCTGCCAGTTTCTTTCTTTGTTTGCTCCGATCGCCTCGCTGGCGCTGGAGCAGATGCTGCGCAGCCAGGAGATCAAGCGCGAAAATGTCGTGCTGCGCCATCAGATGGCACGGGTGTTTCAGATTCCCGCCATCGTGGGCGAGTCCCCGCCGATGCAGCGCCTGTTCGAGCTGATCAGCAAAGTGTCGGCGGCGGATGTTCCGGTGATTATCATGGGAGAGAATGGCACGGGCAAGGATCTGGTGGCGCAGGCCATTCACAATCTCAGCGCGCGCAAGGACAAACCATTCCTGGCCCAGTACATCGGCAACATTCCCGCCACGATTCTGGAGAGCGAACTGTTCGGCTACAAGCGCGGCGCCTTCACCGGCGCGCACACCGACAAAATCGGGATCTTTGAAGCGGTCAACGGCGGCACGCTTTTTCTCGACGAAATCGGCGAGCTCAGCATCGAGCTGCAAATCAAACTGCTGCGCGTGTTGCAAAACCAGGAGATCAAGCGCCTGGGGGAGAACACCGTGCGCCGGGTCGATGTGCGCATTCTGGCGGCAACCAACAAGGATCTGGTGGCGCTGGTCAAGAGCGGGCAGTTCCGCGAAGATTTGTATTACCGTCTGAATGTGATCAGCATTGTCGTGCCGCCCCTGCGCGAGCGCAAAGCGGACATTCCCCTGCTGCTCAACCATTTCCTGCAGCGGCAAAAGTCCGGGCGCCAACTGCGCTTCAGCCCCGCGGCCCTGAAAAAGCTGATGGCCTACGACTGGCCCGGCAACGTCCGACAACTGGAAAACATCGTCAAACGCGCGGCGGTGCTGGCCAATGGCGAGGTGATCGAGAGCGACGACATCCAATTCGACGAGCTGGAGCCCCCTTTCACCGGCACGCTGGAGGAATACAAGAACAAACTCATCCTCGCGCGCCTGCAGGAATTCAAGGGCAACAAAACCCGGGCCGCGAGAAGCCTCGGCATCTCCCTGCGCTCGCTGCAGGCCAAGGCCAAGGAGCTGGGATTTTAGCAGCGGAGGCAATTGCATGGATAGCCTGGGCAATTATCGGATTCTGCGCACCCTGTCCCGGCGCGGCACCACCAGCGTTTACCTCGCTGAGCACAGGGTGCTCGGCCGCAAGTGTGTGCTCAAGGTCTACAGTGGCGGCGACGCGACAGTGGTGCAGCGTTTCGAGCGGGAGGCGCGCATCGTCGCGGCCCTCGCCAGCGAGGCCATCGTCGCGGTTTACGACTACGGCGAAGTGGAGGGCAAATTCTACCTCAGCCTGGAATACGTCGACGGGTACAATCTCTCCGAGTATTTGCAAACCCACCGCCTGACCGCGGCGGAGATCGTCGCGCTGGCACGCCGCATCGCCGCCTGTGTTGCCATCGTGCACGCCCACGGTTACATTCATCGCGATCTCAAACCTGAAAACATTCTGATTGCGCGCAGCGCCCGGGTCAAGCTCACCGATTTTGGCGTGGCCTGGCATCACTCTCTCAAACACGTGACACTCGACGGCGGCCTGGTCGGCACGCCACTCTACCTGTCGCCCGAGCAGATCAACAATCTGCCGTTCACCCCGCGCAGCGATGTCTTTGCGCTGGGCATCATTTTCTATCAGGTCGCGACCGGTACCCATCCCTTCGAGGCAACGCATTACGGGGAGATCTTTGCGAAAATTCTCTCGCATCAGCCCCAGCCGGCCGGCCGGCTGAATCCGGATTTGCCCGCCTGGTTTGCCGATCTCATCGCTCAGCTTTTGCAAAAGGAACCCGGTGACCGGCCGCAGGACGCGCAAGAAATCGTCAGAATCATCGATCATCATGCCGCCGGTCTTTCGCCTCCTGCCGGTGAAGCGCGCGCCCTCTCCAGCCCGAAAAGATGGGCGACCGGCGCCACGCTGGTTGCAGCAGCAATCGCTCTGTTGTTCCTGCTCATTTGGAATCTTTCCCGTGAACACCCCGGCGCCAGTGCGCCGGCCGGGCCGCACACCGCCCTGCCGACCGTTCAACCGGATTCCACGCCGGCCTCGGCCGGTAACCATGCGGAGAAGACGAGCTTCTCCCGGGAATCCACTTTCCCCGGAAAAGCTGTTGATGCAACCCGGGAAGGCGCTGCGGTTGCGGAAAAGCCGGCGGCCGTGGCCACTTCGCCAGCCTTAGCCGAACGCGGCTCGCAAGCAGACACGCCTGCCAGTTTGCTCATCAAAACCTGGCCCTGGTGCAAAATATTCCTGAACAACCGCCATGTGGAAACCACCCCGATGACCGCAGCGCTGGCCGTGGCGCCCGGCCATTATCAGTTGTCACTCCACCATCCCGCCTATCCGGTCTGGCACGACTCGATTGT is from candidate division KSB1 bacterium and encodes:
- a CDS encoding sigma 54-interacting transcriptional regulator; this translates as MKSAYDKLRPEQLQLIQRLTSMLAARTDEEDILDAMLSELMQETSAEVGAFVHYDAVQDSFTPRKCKTLPPQDPSAVAFSQTVFRRVVESRDAVLSFDVQAEEDYQARQSVVLNEIHAVLAFPLIIQGRVYGIVYFDSRRSRQRFNESTCQFLSLFAPIASLALEQMLRSQEIKRENVVLRHQMARVFQIPAIVGESPPMQRLFELISKVSAADVPVIIMGENGTGKDLVAQAIHNLSARKDKPFLAQYIGNIPATILESELFGYKRGAFTGAHTDKIGIFEAVNGGTLFLDEIGELSIELQIKLLRVLQNQEIKRLGENTVRRVDVRILAATNKDLVALVKSGQFREDLYYRLNVISIVVPPLRERKADIPLLLNHFLQRQKSGRQLRFSPAALKKLMAYDWPGNVRQLENIVKRAAVLANGEVIESDDIQFDELEPPFTGTLEEYKNKLILARLQEFKGNKTRAARSLGISLRSLQAKAKELGF
- a CDS encoding serine/threonine protein kinase, encoding MDSLGNYRILRTLSRRGTTSVYLAEHRVLGRKCVLKVYSGGDATVVQRFEREARIVAALASEAIVAVYDYGEVEGKFYLSLEYVDGYNLSEYLQTHRLTAAEIVALARRIAACVAIVHAHGYIHRDLKPENILIARSARVKLTDFGVAWHHSLKHVTLDGGLVGTPLYLSPEQINNLPFTPRSDVFALGIIFYQVATGTHPFEATHYGEIFAKILSHQPQPAGRLNPDLPAWFADLIAQLLQKEPGDRPQDAQEIVRIIDHHAAGLSPPAGEARALSSPKRWATGATLVAAAIALLFLLIWNLSREHPGASAPAGPHTALPTVQPDSTPASAGNHAEKTSFSRESTFPGKAVDATREGAAVAEKPAAVATSPALAERGSQADTPASLLIKTWPWCKIFLNNRHVETTPMTAALAVAPGHYQLSLHHPAYPVWHDSIVVLPNTAYEFGFNLDSLFFQVELQVTPWGEVFVDDAYAGTTPLPSPLLFDRRRRQLVRVENPFYQTWVDTLAWDGRSRIVMKIVLREKS